In Patescibacteria group bacterium, one DNA window encodes the following:
- a CDS encoding carboxypeptidase-like regulatory domain-containing protein, translating to MKVAFLFITFFFFSYISAQVALRGKVVDENHQPLSSASVTLSYKNSNTILAYSITDKNGIYQLSWKSGADSLKISVHALNFATKELIIESASSVINFTLTPQPLVLKEVKIKQPPVWQRKDTINYSVSEFKQPQD from the coding sequence GTGAAAGTTGCATTCTTATTTATCACATTTTTTTTCTTTTCCTATATTTCTGCTCAGGTTGCATTGAGGGGAAAAGTTGTTGACGAGAATCATCAACCTCTTTCATCAGCAAGCGTTACACTTTCCTATAAAAACAGCAATACCATTCTTGCATATAGCATAACTGATAAAAACGGAATTTATCAATTAAGCTGGAAATCTGGCGCTGATTCCTTAAAAATTTCTGTTCATGCTCTCAATTTTGCTACTAAAGAATTAATAATAGAATCCGCTTCTTCCGTTATAAATTTTACTCTCACTCCCCAACCGCTTGTCTTAAAAGAAGTGAAAATAAAGCAGCCTCCTGTATGGCAGCGAAAGGACACTATTAATTACAGTGTATCGGAATTTAAGCAGCCACAGGACAG